TACCGCATCTGCTCCGATAGCTCTTGCCTCGTATATCTGCCATTCATCTATGATAAAGTCTTTTCGTAAAATTGGTAAATCCGTAACTGCGCGAACACTTTGTAAAATCGCGGTAGAGCCCTGAAAATACTGCTCATCTGTCAGCACGGATAAAGCATGGGCACCGCCTGCCTCGTAACTTTTAGCCATAGCGATCGGGTCAAAATCCGACGCTATGACGCCTTTAGAAGGCGATGCTTTTTTTATTTCCGCAATGAGTGCCAATGGCGATTGATTAGATAGAGCTTGAACAAAAGAGTTAGGCTGTGGCATAAGAGCCATTTTTTCCTCCCACACGGAGTATGGGATCATAGAGCGTAATTTCTTAACTTCCTGTTTCTTGGTCTCTAATATACGATCTAAAAAAGTCATGCGCTCACGTCACTTTCTAACCTCAAACTACATTCAATGAGTTCCCGAAGTTTACGGGATGCTGCACCAGAATCAATCATTTTCTCTGCGAGTCTTGCTCCATCATCTAATGTAGTGACCTTTCCAGCTACATAAAATGCTGCAGCTGCATTGATAACAACCACATCGCGTGTAGGACCACGTTCACCTGCAAAAATGGCTTCAATGATCTGCGCATTATGGTCGGGCGTTCCTCCGCGAATCCCTTCAAGAGGATATTCAGATAAATGTACGTCAGAAGGGCGAAGTGTAGATTCTCGTACACTATGATCTTTGACTTCAAAAAGATAGGTCATGCCAGATATAGAGATCTCGTCTAATCCTTCCTCAGATGTCACCACAAGCGCGTGCTCGGAACCAAGTAAAGCAAGTACATGAGCCATCTTTCTAGCGATTTCTGTATTTGGTGTGCCTAATACCTGTCGTTTAGGACGAGCTGGATTAGTCAATGGGCCTAAAATATTAAACATGGTGCGGTATCCGAGTTCTTTTCTAATGGGTGCCACATGTTTCATTGCAGGATGGTAGGCTTGAGCAAAAAGAAAACAAATACCAATCTCTTCTACACATTTTTCAGCAGCTCGTGGGTTCATATCAATAGTTACGCCTAAAGCAGCTAGCACATCCGCACTTCCGGCCAAACTTGAAGCCGCACGATTGCCATGTTTTACAATCGACACACCACCTGCGGATGCGACGAGTGCAGCAGCCGTTGAAATATTGAACGTCCCAGCACCATCTCCACCCGTTCCACACGTATCGACAATCGTACCTTGAACTGTAAGTGGCAGTGCATGATCGCGCATCGCTCGGGCACTGCCTAATAGTTCTGCTATGGTCTCACCACGCGCTTGTAAAAGCGTAAGATATGCTGCAATTTGTGCAGGTGATGCAGACCCAGCCATGATCGTATTCATCGTTTGCTCTGCTTCATATTCAGTTAAATGATTTCCGTTTGCCAATTTTAGTAGAATTTCCTTCATGTTAATCTCCCCTTGTAAAAGCCGTGACAATATAAATAAGAACCAAGGATATCCCTTAGTTCTCGTGAACGTCGCTGCTCATACGCAAAGAGATCGTCTCCAATATCTCTTATACGAACTCATACCTTTGCTCAGCTCTACTCCGCTCACGGACTAAGACGATCATCTCGTCTATCTACTCTTCTATCACTACCACTACCGCCTCATACGGTTGTGCGTAGTACATCTAGTAACAGATTTCATCGTACTACGAAATGTATGACTGGTCAATCCGCTAATACCCTTTTGACAAGATCTTCATCTACTGACTCATTCAATATGACAGAGCCTAAATGCTGCGGTAAAATGAACGAAAGACTGCGCGAACGTGCTTTTTTATCGCGACGCATATGCTCTAGTAATGTAGAGATCGCTTCCTCTGTCCGTTGAACAGCAGGTAATTTTGTAGGAAGTTGGGCTTTTTCAAGAAGTATAAGTAACCGATCTGCCAATTCTTCTTCGACCATTCCTAGAGCGCGAGCAATCTGTGTTTCATACACCATACCAATGGCAACAGCTGCACCGTGTGTATATACACCATACTGTACAGCTTCTATCGCGTGACCGATCGTATGTCCAAAATTTAAAATGGCACGAATACCCGCCTCGCGTTCATCTAAACTCACAATAGCCGCTTTAACTTTACATGAACGGTATAGTAAGGTTGTAAGAAGTTCCGTATCTCCCGCTACAATATGATCGATATGTTCCTCGATGAATACAAATAATTCCTTATCATAAATTACCCCGTGTTTAATGGCTTCCGCCAATCCACTAGCTCGTTCGTATAAAGGCAGACTTTCCAGTGTAGATACATCATAGAGAACAAGTCTTGGCGCATGAAAAGCGCCAACTAAGTTTTTCCCCTCAGGCAGATTCACTGCTACTTTTCCACCAATACTCGCATCATGTGCTAAAAGTGTGGTGGGCACTTGTACAAATGGAATACCACGCATAAATGTTGCTGCAGCAAAGCCAGCTACATCTCCTATGACTCCGCCCCCAAGAGCAATAATTGTCGATCTGCGATCAAGGCCTGCTGCAATAAAAGCTCGATATAGCTCTTCTGCACATGCTAATGACTTAGATGCTTCTCCTGACTGTACAGCTGTTGTATATACGTTAGACTGCATAGGGGCAAGACCTTTAACCATACGATCGACATAACCTAGTTTAGCTAATGCCTCATCGTAAACAATCATCACACTGGCTGTTGGATCTAATACTGGCGCTAAAAATCGGTGTGCATTCTCCAAAAGGTGCACACCAATCAAAACATCATAATCCCCTTGCTGCGCTTGTATATGAAGTTGTTTTGGCTCTTGTTCAAGATGAGACTGCACGTCAGGAGCGCTCCTTTAATTGTAAAAGATAGCTTTCAAAGTTCCGTTTCACTTCTTTTATCGAATCTCCACCAAACTTCTCCATAAAAGCTTCGGCGATTACCCACGCAACCGCATTTTCACCCACAACGGCTGCAGCTGGTGCCGCACATGCATCCGATCTCTCTATAGTGGCAAGATAGGGTTCTTTTGTTACCATATCAACGCTTGGAAGAGGTTTGTAGAGAGTAGGGATCGGCTTCATAGCCGCACGTATGACAATAGCTTCGCCGTTTGATATACCACCTTCAATACCACCTGCACCATTTGTCGTACGATAAAAGCCACGTTGCGTTTCATAGTAAATAGCATCATGCACGGTAGATCCAAGTTGACGGGCAGACTCAAACCCGGATCCTATCTCGACACCTTTAATCGCTTGAACGCCCATCAACATACCGGCTATACGTCCATCTAATCTTCGATCCGGCATCGCATAACTACCAAGTCCTACCGGCACTCCAGTTACAATCACTTCGAAAATACCACCCACTGTATTCCCCTGCTCTTTAGCAGCATCAATGGCGGCCATCATCCTTTTTTCAGCCTCTGGATCAGCTGTGCGTACAGGGGACTGTTCTGCAAGTCGCGCCATTTCTTCCATCGTCATGGTATGAAGAGTCTCTGTATTCACGGATTCATGTCCGATTTGGATGATATGGGAGAACAGATGGATATGAAAAGCAGCCAGTAATTGTCGTGCAATCGCTCCAACTGCGACAAGTGTTGCTGTATTGCGCGCACTCGCCCGTTCTAGAGCATCTCGTATATCTGAATAATCGTACTTCAAAGCAGCCGCTAGGTCTGCATGCCCAGGTCGAGGTTTTGTAACAACTTGCAAGTCATTTGGCGGTAGCCCAGTAGGAGACATCCGTGGTCCCCAGTTTTTATAATCGCGATTCGCAATAGTAAAAGAAAGCGGTGAACCACGTGTTTTACCAAACCGTAAACCAGACGTAAATTCAACTTGATCTGTTTCGATTTTCATTCGATATCCACGACCATATCCTTGCTGGCGACGCCATAATTCATAATTGACTTGTTCATTATCTATAGATAAGTAGGCTGGTAGCCCTTCAATGATGGCCATGAGTGCAGGGCCATGAGATTCT
This sequence is a window from Sulfoacidibacillus ferrooxidans. Protein-coding genes within it:
- the trpD gene encoding anthranilate phosphoribosyltransferase codes for the protein MKEILLKLANGNHLTEYEAEQTMNTIMAGSASPAQIAAYLTLLQARGETIAELLGSARAMRDHALPLTVQGTIVDTCGTGGDGAGTFNISTAAALVASAGGVSIVKHGNRAASSLAGSADVLAALGVTIDMNPRAAEKCVEEIGICFLFAQAYHPAMKHVAPIRKELGYRTMFNILGPLTNPARPKRQVLGTPNTEIARKMAHVLALLGSEHALVVTSEEGLDEISISGMTYLFEVKDHSVRESTLRPSDVHLSEYPLEGIRGGTPDHNAQIIEAIFAGERGPTRDVVVINAAAAFYVAGKVTTLDDGARLAEKMIDSGAASRKLRELIECSLRLESDVSA
- the aroC gene encoding chorismate synthase; this encodes MLRYLTAGESHGPALMAIIEGLPAYLSIDNEQVNYELWRRQQGYGRGYRMKIETDQVEFTSGLRFGKTRGSPLSFTIANRDYKNWGPRMSPTGLPPNDLQVVTKPRPGHADLAAALKYDYSDIRDALERASARNTATLVAVGAIARQLLAAFHIHLFSHIIQIGHESVNTETLHTMTMEEMARLAEQSPVRTADPEAEKRMMAAIDAAKEQGNTVGGIFEVIVTGVPVGLGSYAMPDRRLDGRIAGMLMGVQAIKGVEIGSGFESARQLGSTVHDAIYYETQRGFYRTTNGAGGIEGGISNGEAIVIRAAMKPIPTLYKPLPSVDMVTKEPYLATIERSDACAAPAAAVVGENAVAWVIAEAFMEKFGGDSIKEVKRNFESYLLQLKERS
- the trpC gene encoding indole-3-glycerol phosphate synthase TrpC, giving the protein MTFLDRILETKKQEVKKLRSMIPYSVWEEKMALMPQPNSFVQALSNQSPLALIAEIKKASPSKGVIASDFDPIAMAKSYEAGGAHALSVLTDEQYFQGSTAILQSVRAVTDLPILRKDFIIDEWQIYEARAIGADAVLLIVAALTDDQLVSLYRTVQSIGLEALIEVHSLEEWERIRPLHPRIVGVNHRNLHTFEVDLSMTERLSQVIDEDILLISESGIRDHSDVMRVKDFGAKGILVGETLMRYGSEHVKQGIAHLLFGANYK
- the aroB gene encoding 3-dehydroquinate synthase, whose amino-acid sequence is MQSHLEQEPKQLHIQAQQGDYDVLIGVHLLENAHRFLAPVLDPTASVMIVYDEALAKLGYVDRMVKGLAPMQSNVYTTAVQSGEASKSLACAEELYRAFIAAGLDRRSTIIALGGGVIGDVAGFAAATFMRGIPFVQVPTTLLAHDASIGGKVAVNLPEGKNLVGAFHAPRLVLYDVSTLESLPLYERASGLAEAIKHGVIYDKELFVFIEEHIDHIVAGDTELLTTLLYRSCKVKAAIVSLDEREAGIRAILNFGHTIGHAIEAVQYGVYTHGAAVAIGMVYETQIARALGMVEEELADRLLILLEKAQLPTKLPAVQRTEEAISTLLEHMRRDKKARSRSLSFILPQHLGSVILNESVDEDLVKRVLAD